The sequence GAGCTGGCACGAGAGCACGGCCTCATGCTCGCCGACAAGCCCGATTCGCAGGAAATCTGTTTTGTTCCCGGCGGCGACTACAAGCAATTTCTGGACGCTTACCTGGCAGAGCAGGGAGAGGCTCTGCCGGATACTTCCGGCGAGCTCGTTACTACTACTGGCGAGGTAATCGGCGAGCATGGCGGCATTCAGAACTTCACAGTCGGTCAGCGCAAGGGACTGGGCGTAGCTACCGGGTCTCCGCTCTACGTGCTCGAGATCGATGGCACCCGCCGGCAGGTGATCGTCGGCAGCGAAGACCAGCTCTACTCCCGCACCTTGCGCGCCAACCGCGTGAACTGGATCGCTTTCGAGCAGCTCAGCTCACCGCTGCGCGTCGAAGTCAAAATCCGACACCGCCATGAGGCAGCCCCGGCTACTCTCGAGAGTGCTGCGCCCGGCGAGGCGCTGGTCACCTTTGACCAGCCACAGCGGGCCATCACGCCCGGACAGGCCGCCGTCTTCTACGATGGCGACGTTGTGGTCGGTGGCGGCTGGATCGTTTAGGAGTAACCTTCGGTACTGCAATCGTGAAACAGGAGGTCTCATGGCCCCCAGCGCTGTCGCTGTGCCTGCGGATGTCCGCGAAGTTTTGCTCGAGATTTGGGCGGCCAACGAGCGCATGAACCAACTCATCCTCGAGCATCTCGATCCCCGCGCCTGGCAGGCAAAGCTCTCCGGTTCTAAGGGACGCACCATCGCTGCCATCTTCGCCCACGTCCACAATATCCGGCGGAAGTGGTTGAGGCTTTCGGCGCCGCATCTGAAACTTCCTGCTCAGGCCAACCGCACCCATTCAACGCAGAAACAGCTCAAAGCCGCATTCGCGCAAAGCGCGCAACGCTGTGCAGAAATGCTGGCAGATGCCTTGGCAGCCTCCCCGGCGCGCGTCAAAACATTCCGTCGCGACGGCTGGGCGCAGTCATGGCCCGCCGGCCCAACCATGCTCGCTTACATGTTTGCTCACGAAGCCCATCATCGCGGCCAGGTCATGATGCTGGCCCATCAGCTCGGATTTCCGCTCCCCGGGAATATTAACTACGGACTCTGGGATTGGGACAGGCTTTGGAAACAGTGCGGCTTCGAGACCCGCCCACGCTGAGTTTTCCCGCCGGTTCTCAGTAGGGCCAGGAAAAGAGATTACGTCGCCGGGAAAATCGGAGGGATTCCTGGCCGCGCTCGGAGTTACAGAAAGTGCGGCTAGATGAACATCTCGTCCTGGGGAACACCCATGCCATCCCCTGCCTGGCGGCGTCGAGAACGGCCACGGAAGAAAGCTTCAAGC comes from Terriglobales bacterium and encodes:
- a CDS encoding DinB family protein, translating into MAPSAVAVPADVREVLLEIWAANERMNQLILEHLDPRAWQAKLSGSKGRTIAAIFAHVHNIRRKWLRLSAPHLKLPAQANRTHSTQKQLKAAFAQSAQRCAEMLADALAASPARVKTFRRDGWAQSWPAGPTMLAYMFAHEAHHRGQVMMLAHQLGFPLPGNINYGLWDWDRLWKQCGFETRPR